A region from the Sandaracinus amylolyticus genome encodes:
- a CDS encoding formylglycine-generating enzyme family protein — protein MLAASLIALVASACHSPVTQLIVVVESDLDASRIARVRLEIDDERRDVDVTAAGLPFSFGVRARDEHADQSVTIAAAALDDADAIVVGARAIVPFVRGETRRVVVRLEASCVGRACGDAMTCRAGTCVALAIPVAELDRVAPGDELDDLPPFPDAGVDAGPTCTPACTHDETCTHEGCRCGERATCGEAALCDRGECAPWPRSCDAIGRGRGCELVAMPGGTFAMGDEEAASSGGTGAFPVQPGVRVSPFVIDAYEVTVARFRAFWDAGHPAPSAPVAYPGGRSLALDGPVVDPLDRDFEPQCNWSATPGALEAHPMNCVTWSTALAFCAWDGGRLPTEAEWEFAARGHALGGLAPGRDFAWGDEPPDGAAGGRCDRAQAFECAGDDDAWTREVGAFAPVAGVFDQIGNVTEFTADHYDFYGVGEGGCWRGTMPLDPLCRRTGEDLEVTVRGGGYPALFVSSLMGAARGALESDGAYPAIGFRCVR, from the coding sequence GTGCTGGCCGCGTCGCTGATCGCGCTCGTCGCGAGCGCCTGCCACTCGCCGGTCACGCAGCTGATCGTGGTGGTCGAGTCCGATCTCGACGCGTCGCGGATCGCCCGCGTTCGCCTGGAGATCGACGACGAACGGCGCGACGTGGACGTCACCGCCGCGGGCCTGCCCTTCTCGTTCGGGGTGCGCGCGCGCGACGAGCATGCTGACCAATCGGTCACGATTGCCGCGGCGGCGCTCGACGACGCCGACGCGATCGTGGTCGGCGCGCGCGCGATCGTGCCCTTCGTCCGCGGCGAGACGCGCCGCGTCGTGGTGCGCCTCGAAGCGTCGTGCGTCGGGCGCGCGTGCGGCGATGCGATGACGTGCCGCGCCGGCACGTGCGTGGCGCTGGCGATCCCGGTCGCGGAGCTCGATCGCGTCGCGCCCGGCGACGAGCTCGACGACCTGCCGCCCTTCCCCGACGCCGGTGTCGACGCCGGTCCGACGTGCACACCGGCGTGCACGCACGACGAGACGTGCACGCACGAGGGCTGTCGATGCGGCGAGCGCGCGACGTGCGGCGAGGCCGCGCTCTGCGATCGCGGCGAGTGCGCGCCCTGGCCGCGGAGCTGTGACGCGATCGGGCGCGGTCGCGGGTGCGAGCTCGTGGCGATGCCCGGCGGCACGTTCGCGATGGGCGACGAAGAAGCGGCGTCGTCGGGCGGCACCGGTGCGTTCCCGGTGCAGCCCGGCGTCCGCGTGAGCCCGTTCGTGATCGATGCGTACGAGGTCACCGTCGCGCGCTTCCGCGCGTTCTGGGACGCGGGACATCCCGCTCCGAGCGCCCCGGTCGCGTACCCCGGCGGCCGCAGCCTCGCGCTCGACGGTCCCGTGGTCGATCCCCTGGATCGCGACTTCGAGCCGCAGTGCAACTGGTCGGCGACGCCGGGCGCGCTCGAGGCGCATCCGATGAACTGCGTGACGTGGTCGACCGCGCTCGCGTTCTGCGCGTGGGACGGCGGACGCTTGCCCACCGAGGCGGAGTGGGAATTCGCGGCGCGTGGGCACGCGCTCGGCGGGCTCGCACCCGGTCGCGACTTCGCGTGGGGCGACGAGCCGCCGGACGGCGCGGCCGGCGGCCGCTGCGATCGCGCGCAGGCGTTCGAGTGCGCCGGCGACGACGACGCGTGGACGCGCGAGGTCGGCGCGTTCGCGCCCGTCGCGGGTGTGTTCGATCAGATCGGCAACGTCACCGAGTTCACCGCGGATCACTACGACTTCTACGGCGTCGGCGAGGGCGGCTGCTGGCGCGGCACGATGCCGCTCGATCCGCTGTGCCGCCGCACCGGCGAGGATCTCGAGGTCACGGTGCGCGGCGGTGGGTATCCGGCGCTGTTCGTCAGCTCGCTGATGGGCGCGGCGCGCGGCGCGCTCGAGAGCGACGGCGCGTACCCCGCGATCGGCTTCCGCTGCGTGCGCTGA
- a CDS encoding NAD(+)/NADH kinase — MGSTPRVVVVTRPTDFEELMARHGTREQARFFLEQRDQKIDEVEARHRALEQVLTRVSQQIPLRWRRARVPRAELSRFVWEPEDLVVAVGQDGLVPNVAKYLDGQRVIGVNPEPARVAGVLVRHEVDALELVLRRTVEQRAVIEARTMVEARLDDGQRLLALNEIYVGHRTHQSARYRIVRERATERHSSSGLIVATGTGSTGWARSIARERATKLALPAPTEACLAFFVREAWPSPATGTSITEGLVEGSARLEITSEMNEGGVLFGDGIEDDRVAFGWGLRARLGVARERLQLVVGAR, encoded by the coding sequence ATGGGCAGCACCCCGCGGGTGGTCGTGGTCACGCGGCCCACCGACTTCGAGGAGCTGATGGCGCGTCACGGCACGCGCGAGCAGGCGCGCTTCTTCCTCGAGCAGCGCGATCAGAAGATCGACGAGGTCGAGGCGCGCCACCGCGCGCTCGAGCAGGTGCTGACGCGCGTGTCGCAGCAGATCCCGCTGCGCTGGCGGCGCGCTCGCGTTCCGCGGGCCGAGCTCTCGCGGTTCGTGTGGGAGCCCGAGGATCTCGTCGTCGCGGTGGGGCAGGACGGGCTCGTGCCGAACGTCGCGAAGTACCTCGACGGGCAGCGCGTGATCGGCGTGAACCCCGAGCCGGCGCGCGTCGCGGGCGTGCTCGTGCGGCACGAGGTGGACGCGCTCGAGCTCGTGCTGCGGCGCACGGTCGAGCAGCGCGCGGTGATCGAGGCGCGCACGATGGTCGAGGCGCGCCTCGACGATGGTCAGCGCCTGCTCGCGCTCAACGAGATCTACGTCGGACACCGCACGCACCAGTCCGCGCGCTACCGCATCGTGCGCGAGCGCGCGACGGAGCGTCACTCGAGCTCGGGGCTGATCGTCGCGACCGGCACGGGCTCGACCGGGTGGGCACGATCGATCGCGCGCGAGCGCGCGACGAAGCTCGCGCTGCCGGCGCCGACCGAGGCGTGCCTCGCGTTCTTCGTGCGCGAGGCGTGGCCCAGCCCCGCGACGGGAACGTCGATCACGGAAGGGCTCGTCGAGGGCTCGGCGCGCCTCGAGATCACGAGCGAGATGAACGAAGGCGGCGTGCTCTTCGGCGACGGGATCGAGGATGATCGCGTCGCGTTCGGCTGGGGCCTCCGCGCGCGGCTCGGCGTCGCGCGCGAGCGACTTCAGCTCGTCGTCGGCGCGCGCTGA